From the Petrotoga mexicana DSM 14811 genome, one window contains:
- a CDS encoding ABC transporter permease encodes MKSLNKILTGIIGIALSFLAAAVLIKLQGNSPIDAYRALFNYGLASWFSLSSTLNNATPLILTGMAAAIAFSSNVVNLGEPGQLIVGALTAALLGYYLPIPGILGIFVILIISGIVGGLYGGLAGVLKKYYKMDEFITTLMLNFIADYLTLYLATYPFLDEKSYVPATHMIKREFFLPTINGINISFFIAIFMVFVSFFVVTYLKKGYEWRMMGHNYDFSKIGGCKNEENLIWVMFYTGFLSGLAGALLILGGTQHRFIKGIGANYGWDGVMLAIVGGNGVVETSVFAIFFGFLKAGGIGMEFEVSIPSEFTMVLQAIIVLLVVATRSTISYYSDKIKASLKAKRVVKSSD; translated from the coding sequence ATGAAAAGTTTAAACAAAATATTAACAGGAATCATTGGTATAGCCTTGTCTTTTCTTGCAGCTGCGGTTTTGATAAAACTCCAGGGAAATTCCCCTATCGATGCTTATCGAGCATTATTTAATTACGGATTAGCTTCCTGGTTTTCTCTTTCTTCAACTTTAAACAACGCTACCCCATTGATATTAACGGGTATGGCTGCAGCAATAGCATTCAGTTCAAATGTGGTGAACCTTGGAGAACCTGGACAACTAATTGTTGGAGCTTTGACCGCTGCGCTTTTAGGATACTATCTACCCATACCAGGAATCTTGGGGATATTTGTTATTTTGATAATTTCAGGTATCGTTGGTGGTTTATATGGTGGCTTGGCTGGTGTACTAAAAAAGTATTACAAAATGGATGAATTTATAACCACTTTGATGTTGAATTTCATAGCAGATTACTTGACTTTGTACTTGGCGACCTACCCATTTTTGGATGAAAAATCGTATGTTCCCGCTACTCATATGATAAAAAGAGAATTTTTTCTTCCCACTATAAACGGAATAAATATCAGTTTTTTCATAGCGATTTTTATGGTCTTTGTTTCATTTTTTGTTGTGACTTATCTAAAAAAAGGTTACGAATGGCGTATGATGGGACATAATTATGATTTTTCAAAGATAGGCGGCTGTAAAAATGAAGAAAATTTAATCTGGGTTATGTTTTACACAGGGTTCCTTTCCGGCTTAGCAGGTGCTTTGTTGATACTAGGTGGAACTCAACATAGGTTTATTAAAGGTATAGGAGCAAACTATGGTTGGGATGGAGTAATGCTTGCCATAGTGGGAGGTAATGGAGTCGTTGAAACGTCAGTTTTTGCCATATTCTTCGGGTTTCTTAAAGCAGGTGGCATAGGTATGGAATTTGAGGTATCAATACCTTCGGAATTCACAATGGTTCTTCAGGCTATAATCGTTTTATTGGTTGTTGCTACAAGGAGTACGATATCTTACTACAGCGACAAAATCAAGGCTTCTCTGAAAGCAAAAAGAGTGGTGAAATCCTCTGACTGA
- a CDS encoding ABC transporter permease encodes MRDSFSSATPILLAALGGTFTYYANVFNIAMEGMMLIGAFFGVLGSYLFQSWAMGMLFAVISGAVVALIFSAFALSLKTDEFLTGIGINMLALGGTTYLLRNIFDVKGAFISPRIESLPTWDIPILNQIPILSQILNNHPFIVYVAILLALLLEVIIFHTKFGLRLRATGEDPETTRSLGINPNKMKFTSILLSGILSSMAGTYLSLGYVTLFSENMSNGRGWISLAIIILVKGRPLGILLMSLLFGFFESVTFTLQNFNIPPQITSMLPYVITLVVLFLYSSSKSKEEK; translated from the coding sequence ATTAGAGACAGCTTTAGCAGTGCAACTCCTATACTTCTTGCAGCGCTGGGAGGAACTTTTACCTATTATGCTAACGTATTCAACATCGCTATGGAAGGTATGATGCTCATTGGGGCTTTCTTCGGAGTTTTGGGAAGCTATCTTTTTCAAAGTTGGGCAATGGGTATGCTGTTTGCAGTGATTTCCGGAGCTGTTGTTGCCCTAATTTTTTCGGCATTTGCATTGTCCCTTAAAACAGACGAATTCTTAACTGGTATCGGTATAAATATGCTCGCTTTGGGTGGAACTACGTATCTTTTAAGGAACATTTTCGATGTAAAAGGTGCCTTCATTTCTCCAAGGATAGAATCTCTTCCAACCTGGGATATACCTATTTTAAATCAAATTCCTATTCTTTCACAAATATTGAACAATCATCCCTTTATTGTTTACGTAGCAATACTTTTAGCCTTGTTGTTAGAAGTTATAATATTTCACACGAAATTCGGTCTCAGACTTAGAGCAACAGGGGAAGATCCAGAAACAACAAGATCTTTAGGCATTAACCCTAATAAAATGAAGTTTACCTCTATACTACTTTCAGGTATACTTTCTTCCATGGCTGGAACATACTTATCCTTAGGCTATGTTACTCTTTTCAGCGAAAATATGTCAAACGGTAGAGGCTGGATCTCTTTGGCTATAATAATCTTGGTAAAAGGTCGTCCTTTAGGAATACTTTTAATGTCTTTACTGTTCGGATTTTTTGAAAGTGTGACTTTCACTCTTCAAAACTTCAATATTCCACCACAAATCACTTCCATGTTACCTTATGTAATTACTTTGGTAGTCTTATTCTTATACAGTTCCAGCAAAAGCAAAGAAGAAAAATGA
- a CDS encoding LacI family DNA-binding transcriptional regulator encodes MNRQITIKDIAKEAGVSISTVSRVVNSSLPVKKETKEKVLKAIEKLNYYPDSLARSLRVGYTKTIGIIIPNIANPFFATIVRGAEDFLRSKGFSLMICNSDNNIVEEKKLFKTLIEKKVDGILYSGIGDHVESLINKNVKTVFIDRIIKSNKFSYVCSNNYNAMYKLLEYLYNSNHRKFIFISGQKEIFSAAERLRAFQDFANEYKIDFKIYEGEYTHESGLSVAKKIKNLPDVVVCANDLLAYGVIEHFKSKGLKVPKDVSVTGYDDIAFSKMFSPPLTTVKQPIYEMGKTAGEMIFTILSKKIDHIPVKQFENEIIIRESTRRRN; translated from the coding sequence ATGAATAGACAAATAACCATAAAAGATATAGCAAAAGAAGCAGGGGTTTCTATATCAACTGTTTCAAGAGTGGTGAACAGTTCCTTACCGGTGAAAAAAGAAACGAAAGAAAAAGTTTTAAAAGCAATTGAAAAGTTGAATTATTATCCCGATTCTCTTGCCAGGAGTTTAAGAGTTGGATACACCAAGACGATAGGTATAATCATTCCAAATATTGCCAACCCTTTTTTTGCAACTATAGTAAGAGGGGCAGAAGATTTTTTAAGATCAAAAGGCTTTTCTTTGATGATATGCAATTCAGATAACAACATTGTTGAAGAAAAAAAATTATTTAAAACATTAATCGAAAAGAAAGTCGATGGGATTTTGTACTCAGGTATAGGTGACCATGTTGAAAGTCTCATCAATAAAAATGTAAAAACCGTTTTCATAGACAGAATCATTAAAAGCAACAAATTTTCTTACGTTTGTTCAAACAACTACAACGCAATGTATAAATTACTAGAATACCTATACAATTCAAATCACAGAAAATTCATATTTATAAGCGGCCAAAAAGAAATATTCAGCGCGGCTGAAAGATTAAGAGCCTTCCAAGATTTTGCAAATGAATACAAGATAGATTTTAAAATATATGAGGGAGAGTATACCCATGAATCGGGGCTTTCGGTAGCTAAAAAGATTAAAAATCTTCCAGACGTTGTGGTATGTGCAAATGATTTATTGGCTTATGGAGTTATAGAACATTTTAAATCGAAGGGCTTGAAAGTGCCGAAAGATGTAAGCGTTACTGGATACGATGACATCGCTTTTAGTAAAATGTTCTCTCCACCCTTAACTACTGTGAAACAACCTATTTATGAAATGGGAAAAACGGCCGGAGAAATGATCTTTACAATACTTTCAAAAAAAATAGATCACATTCCTGTGAAACAGTTTGAAAACGAGATAATAATTCGAGAAAGTACGAGGAGGAGAAATTAA
- the rbsD gene encoding D-ribose pyranase, giving the protein MKKQGIFNSQISYFVASMGHKDMLSIVDMGYPIPKDATFVDLVFDKGIPNFIDTIKMVLYELEVEKVIIADEMEVNNLKNYQKVIDIFLNIEIEKKSHEEFKDLAKNSKFFIRTGECTPFSNIILISGVIF; this is encoded by the coding sequence TTGAAAAAGCAAGGCATATTCAATTCTCAGATATCATACTTTGTTGCATCGATGGGACATAAAGATATGTTAAGTATAGTTGACATGGGTTATCCAATACCTAAAGATGCTACATTTGTTGACTTGGTTTTTGATAAAGGTATACCAAATTTTATTGATACTATCAAAATGGTTTTATACGAATTAGAAGTTGAGAAAGTGATTATTGCTGATGAGATGGAAGTAAATAATCTTAAAAATTATCAAAAAGTGATCGATATATTTCTAAATATTGAGATAGAGAAAAAATCACATGAAGAGTTTAAAGATCTAGCAAAAAATTCCAAATTTTTTATAAGGACTGGAGAATGTACCCCCTTTTCAAACATTATATTGATTTCAGGGGTGATTTTTTAA
- a CDS encoding sugar ABC transporter ATP-binding protein — protein sequence MLLEMVDITKTFPGVVALDKVSFNLKEKEIHALLGENGAGKSTLIKILGGIYQPDSGEIILNGEKVIFRSPIEAKKRGIAIIHQELMLAENLSIAENIFLGKEKGNFLNIDFKSMAIEAKKYLNMLDFDIDPKTKVSNLNVSEKQLVEIAKAIASQAEIIVMDEPTATITEHETSTLFKVMRDLREKGISIIFITHKLEEVYQIADRVTVLRDGKLVGSGNLEELNQDDLIKMMVGREIKDMFPKFNKVRDKIALKVEEFEIPGKVYPLSFEVREGEIFGITGLVGCGKSELALGLFGAYKSTFKNFIVDEQKIEELKTPSQALKKGIVLVPEDRKSQGLVQLLTVVDNITIPNAEEFAPIFNIDWKKAIEETKNQIKKYNIKVSSDKQKVKNLSGGNQQKVVLAKFLLKQPKIAILVEPTRGIDVGAKIEVYKLINDLANRGMGVILVTSEIPEILGLCDRVLIMHRGRKTALLEKEEMTPEKILKAGMGLVEIV from the coding sequence ATGTTATTAGAGATGGTAGATATTACTAAAACCTTCCCAGGGGTTGTGGCACTTGACAAAGTCAGTTTCAACTTAAAAGAAAAAGAAATACATGCCCTGCTCGGGGAAAACGGAGCCGGCAAAAGTACGTTAATCAAAATACTTGGTGGAATTTATCAGCCAGATAGCGGCGAGATAATTTTAAATGGGGAAAAAGTAATCTTTCGATCACCTATAGAAGCTAAAAAAAGAGGAATAGCCATAATACATCAAGAATTAATGCTAGCTGAAAATTTATCGATTGCTGAAAATATATTTTTAGGAAAAGAGAAAGGTAATTTCTTGAATATCGATTTTAAATCTATGGCTATCGAAGCAAAAAAATATCTGAATATGCTTGATTTTGATATTGACCCGAAAACAAAGGTTTCTAATCTAAACGTATCAGAAAAACAGTTGGTGGAAATTGCGAAGGCTATAGCATCACAAGCCGAAATTATCGTTATGGACGAGCCTACCGCTACAATTACCGAACACGAAACAAGTACTTTATTTAAGGTTATGAGGGATCTTAGAGAAAAGGGTATTTCTATTATTTTTATAACCCACAAACTTGAAGAAGTATATCAAATAGCTGATAGAGTAACCGTCCTTAGAGATGGTAAATTGGTAGGTTCTGGAAATTTAGAAGAGCTAAACCAAGATGACCTGATAAAGATGATGGTAGGAAGGGAAATAAAAGATATGTTCCCTAAATTTAATAAGGTAAGAGATAAAATTGCCCTAAAAGTTGAGGAATTTGAAATTCCTGGTAAGGTTTACCCACTTTCTTTTGAAGTTAGAGAAGGGGAAATATTTGGAATAACAGGATTGGTTGGTTGTGGAAAATCAGAACTAGCATTAGGACTTTTCGGAGCATACAAATCAACTTTCAAAAACTTTATTGTTGATGAACAAAAGATAGAAGAGCTTAAGACTCCCTCTCAAGCTTTAAAAAAAGGTATAGTTTTGGTTCCTGAGGACAGAAAATCTCAAGGGCTTGTCCAGCTACTGACTGTTGTTGATAACATAACTATTCCAAATGCTGAAGAATTCGCCCCTATTTTCAATATCGATTGGAAAAAAGCTATAGAAGAGACTAAAAATCAGATCAAAAAATATAATATAAAAGTATCGTCTGACAAACAGAAGGTGAAAAACTTATCTGGCGGAAACCAACAGAAGGTTGTATTAGCAAAATTTTTGTTGAAACAACCAAAAATTGCGATCCTTGTAGAACCTACTCGAGGAATAGATGTTGGAGCTAAAATAGAAGTTTATAAGCTTATAAACGATTTAGCTAATAGAGGAATGGGAGTGATATTAGTGACTTCAGAGATTCCGGAAATTTTGGGGTTATGTGACAGAGTTCTGATAATGCACAGAGGAAGAAAAACAGCTTTATTGGAAAAGGAAGAAATGACACCAGAAAAAATACTAAAAGCTGGAATGGGGTTGGTTGAAATTGTTTAA
- a CDS encoding ABC transporter permease → MRKNPALVGFIILFVVLSIFTDSFFNLYNIVNVIRQVSIMAILGFGMTLVIISGGIDLSVGSTFAFSAVVMASIVKDGRVLLGIIVGLLIGAAIGAFNGIVISKGKIQPFIVTLATMAIGRSLTLAYTEGIPISLFPDSFRFLGRGDIFGIPVPILIMLGIFFLSLYILKKTKLGLYIYAIGGNEEATKLSGVNVDRYKTVVYMLSGLFSAISAIILTARLNSAQATFGQGYELDAIATVVLGGASLAGGKGGVLGTLFGALLLGTINNGMNLMNISPFYQDLVKGVIILLAVLSEKEE, encoded by the coding sequence ATGAGAAAAAATCCTGCCCTTGTTGGTTTTATCATTTTGTTTGTGGTACTTTCAATTTTTACAGACAGTTTTTTTAATCTCTATAATATCGTTAATGTCATTAGACAAGTTTCAATAATGGCTATACTCGGTTTCGGAATGACACTTGTAATAATTTCTGGAGGAATAGATCTATCTGTTGGTTCAACCTTTGCTTTTAGTGCTGTTGTTATGGCTTCCATAGTCAAAGATGGAAGAGTCCTATTAGGAATAATTGTAGGCTTATTAATTGGAGCAGCGATTGGGGCATTTAATGGAATTGTCATATCGAAAGGCAAGATTCAGCCTTTCATTGTAACATTAGCTACAATGGCTATAGGAAGGAGTTTAACCTTAGCATACACTGAAGGAATCCCCATATCACTTTTCCCAGATAGTTTTAGATTTTTGGGTAGAGGGGATATATTTGGTATACCAGTGCCCATTTTGATCATGTTAGGTATATTTTTTCTTTCCCTTTACATACTGAAAAAAACAAAGTTGGGATTGTATATATACGCAATTGGAGGAAATGAGGAAGCCACGAAACTCAGTGGAGTAAACGTAGATAGATATAAAACCGTTGTTTACATGTTGAGCGGACTTTTTAGTGCGATCAGCGCCATAATCTTGACAGCAAGATTGAACAGTGCTCAAGCCACTTTTGGGCAAGGGTATGAACTTGACGCAATAGCAACAGTCGTTTTGGGCGGAGCAAGTTTAGCTGGAGGAAAAGGTGGAGTGTTAGGAACGTTGTTTGGTGCCCTTCTTCTGGGAACAATTAACAACGGAATGAACTTGATGAATATTTCCCCATTTTATCAAGATTTAGTTAAAGGAGTCATAATACTGTTAGCTGTTCTTTCAGAAAAAGAGGAATAA
- the rbsB gene encoding ribose ABC transporter substrate-binding protein RbsB, which yields MRKVLVFVLLVLFVSTFSFGVKIGLSVSTLNNPFFVDLANGAEDKANELGVELLVVDARDDPAKQLNDIEDLILQRVDMILVNPTDSDAIVAAVEEANDAKIPVITVDRSANGGKVLLHIASDNVAGGMMAGSFIAEQLGGKGKVIELVGVPGTSSARERGQGFNEEISKYPGIEVVARQTANYNRAEGLTVMENLLQAYPDVDAVFAHNDEMALGALEAIKSAGKLQDIIIVGFDATPDALASVEKGELSATIAQQPYRMGELAVEKAYEYLTTETIYFPVPLQLVTK from the coding sequence ATGAGAAAGGTGTTAGTATTTGTATTGTTAGTGTTGTTTGTTTCAACGTTTAGTTTTGGAGTAAAGATAGGTTTATCGGTTTCAACATTAAACAACCCATTTTTTGTAGACTTAGCAAACGGTGCAGAAGATAAAGCAAATGAATTAGGGGTAGAACTGTTGGTAGTTGATGCCCGAGACGATCCAGCAAAGCAACTAAACGATATAGAAGATCTGATATTACAGAGAGTCGACATGATTTTAGTAAATCCTACTGACAGTGACGCTATTGTAGCAGCGGTTGAAGAAGCAAACGACGCTAAAATTCCAGTAATTACCGTTGATAGAAGTGCGAATGGTGGAAAAGTTCTTCTCCACATAGCTTCAGACAACGTTGCTGGAGGAATGATGGCAGGTAGTTTTATCGCCGAACAATTAGGAGGAAAAGGAAAAGTTATAGAATTGGTCGGAGTTCCTGGAACTTCTTCTGCAAGAGAAAGAGGTCAAGGTTTCAACGAAGAAATATCGAAATATCCTGGTATTGAAGTAGTAGCCAGACAAACAGCGAACTACAACAGGGCTGAAGGACTAACCGTTATGGAAAACCTACTTCAAGCTTATCCCGATGTAGACGCTGTTTTTGCTCATAACGATGAAATGGCTTTAGGTGCATTGGAAGCAATAAAATCTGCTGGAAAGTTACAAGACATAATCATTGTGGGATTTGATGCCACTCCCGATGCATTAGCTTCTGTTGAAAAAGGTGAACTTAGTGCAACAATAGCTCAACAACCTTACAGAATGGGAGAACTGGCAGTTGAAAAAGCTTACGAATATTTGACCACAGAGACAATTTATTTCCCTGTCCCACTTCAATTGGTAACAAAATAA
- the rbsK gene encoding ribokinase: protein MIAVIGSSNMDIVFNVEHFTLPGETQKALSLDFYFGGKGANQAVAAAKLSEKPVCFCSCIGDDEYGNQISQNFKKYRIEGYYVQKNEKTGRAYIEVDKNGENRIIIFSGANDKVDKEKIDKFFDEYGDEIDICLLQNEIPLQSVEYAISKLKEKGITIIYDPAPVGSTKIKSLKDIDFLTPNDKEFMFLCEKEKIDFKESNLDKSMLAFKRISKVKNLIVKMGDKGVIYIDEEENLEKIEPLKVNPVDSTGAGDIFNGALAVAFSETNDLQKSLNFANTAAAISVERKGAQSSIPKREEVLKRLS from the coding sequence ATGATCGCTGTAATTGGTAGTAGTAACATGGATATTGTATTCAACGTTGAACACTTTACACTTCCAGGAGAAACCCAAAAAGCCCTTTCGCTAGACTTTTATTTTGGCGGCAAAGGGGCGAATCAAGCCGTTGCAGCCGCTAAATTATCTGAAAAGCCTGTTTGCTTTTGTAGTTGCATCGGTGATGACGAATATGGGAATCAAATTTCTCAAAACTTTAAAAAGTATAGGATCGAAGGTTATTACGTGCAAAAGAATGAAAAAACAGGTAGAGCTTACATAGAGGTTGATAAAAATGGTGAGAATAGAATAATTATCTTCTCAGGTGCCAACGATAAGGTGGATAAGGAGAAAATAGATAAGTTTTTTGATGAATATGGCGATGAAATAGATATTTGCTTACTACAGAATGAAATTCCCCTGCAAAGCGTTGAGTACGCTATTTCTAAGTTAAAAGAAAAAGGAATAACTATTATTTATGATCCTGCCCCTGTTGGAAGTACAAAGATAAAAAGTTTAAAAGATATAGATTTTTTAACTCCCAACGATAAAGAGTTTATGTTCCTTTGTGAAAAAGAAAAGATAGATTTCAAAGAAAGCAACCTCGATAAATCAATGCTTGCATTTAAAAGAATTAGTAAGGTAAAAAATTTAATTGTGAAGATGGGAGACAAAGGCGTTATATACATTGACGAAGAAGAAAACTTAGAGAAAATTGAGCCCCTAAAAGTAAACCCAGTTGATAGCACCGGAGCAGGAGACATCTTTAATGGTGCTCTAGCGGTAGCTTTTTCAGAAACAAATGATTTACAGAAAAGCCTTAATTTTGCCAATACCGCTGCCGCAATTTCTGTTGAAAGAAAAGGAGCCCAGTCTTCAATCCCTAAAAGGGAAGAAGTATTAAAGCGCTTGTCATGA
- a CDS encoding MFS transporter, producing the protein MSKLTRKVINLLIFSSISSSFWAIYRVVFNLFLRDMGYTNQFIGRMTSFEMLGAAIIGILIGILGDRIGKKKMIIICAIGFGILLLIRSTFPYKNILLIFGFLNGGFMASRRLLLDSYLMDVTDSSIRGAAFGYNFAIFMASGVLGNFVGGFMGEYLGLRLTLYITGICYAISPILLKNLPESVRDKRVTLQKVLDFSQYNKEEKYILKYYLLRTAAISFGAGLFVNFGNIIYKDLFNMSPSLIGISLSIAQFGAAAGSALSPVLGKKFGPFKYTFILNGLVIPLIISLGFIRNPFIFVGIYALRFTFMNMTNPVETSSVLSALPKNRVTSIYSLRNAANFLTRSLAAFIFGIVSILPNAYTFLFLISSVFYTAALIFMYKLFVPLRKNGVLHQLYSNNS; encoded by the coding sequence GTGAGTAAACTGACACGAAAAGTTATTAATTTGCTTATTTTTTCGTCCATAAGTAGCTCTTTTTGGGCAATTTATAGGGTTGTTTTTAATTTATTTTTGAGAGATATGGGTTATACAAATCAGTTCATTGGTCGAATGACCTCTTTTGAAATGCTTGGTGCTGCTATCATTGGGATTTTAATAGGGATCCTTGGGGATAGAATCGGAAAGAAAAAAATGATCATTATATGTGCCATAGGGTTTGGTATTCTATTGCTGATAAGAAGCACTTTTCCATATAAAAATATTTTATTAATCTTTGGATTCTTGAATGGTGGATTCATGGCCTCTAGAAGATTACTCTTGGATTCATACCTGATGGATGTTACAGATAGTTCAATCCGAGGAGCTGCTTTTGGATACAATTTTGCTATTTTTATGGCTAGCGGTGTTTTAGGGAATTTCGTAGGTGGCTTTATGGGGGAATATTTGGGTTTAAGGTTGACTCTTTACATAACAGGAATATGCTATGCCATATCACCCATATTGTTAAAAAATTTACCCGAAAGCGTTAGAGATAAAAGAGTCACCCTTCAAAAAGTTTTAGACTTTTCCCAATACAACAAAGAAGAAAAATACATTTTGAAGTACTATCTTTTAAGAACAGCGGCGATATCCTTTGGAGCGGGATTGTTTGTTAATTTTGGAAATATTATATACAAAGATTTATTCAACATGTCCCCTTCCTTGATAGGTATATCTCTGTCAATTGCACAATTCGGTGCCGCTGCTGGCTCTGCCCTTTCACCAGTACTTGGTAAAAAATTCGGTCCTTTTAAATATACCTTTATTTTAAATGGGTTGGTTATTCCATTGATTATAAGTTTAGGTTTTATCCGAAACCCTTTTATTTTTGTTGGTATTTACGCTTTGAGATTCACTTTTATGAATATGACCAACCCTGTGGAAACATCCTCTGTTTTGAGTGCACTTCCAAAGAATAGAGTCACATCGATATATAGTCTTAGGAACGCTGCCAATTTTTTGACAAGGTCTTTGGCTGCATTCATATTTGGAATCGTAAGTATATTACCCAATGCTTATACTTTCTTGTTCTTAATTAGCTCAGTGTTTTATACAGCTGCACTAATTTTCATGTATAAACTATTCGTTCCTTTAAGAAAAAACGGCGTTTTACATCAGTTGTATAGTAATAATTCATGA
- a CDS encoding gamma-glutamyltransferase family protein, with protein MFDPLKFVYPSKRIPIYAKNGMVATTNPLASEIGIEILKKGGNAVDAAVAVAAGLTVLEPTSNGIGSDAFAILYKDGKLYGLNSSGYSPKNLTLEIMKEKGFEKIPPYGWESVTVPGAPAAWATLSDRFGVLPFERLLEPSIKYASEGFPVSPVTAKSWQNAFKRYKKELKGEIFKTWFEVFAPNGKAPDIGEIWNSAYHAKTLESIAQTKAKSFYFGELAQKMVSFSKKTGGYFCQEDLESFEPIWVEPLSVNYRGFDVWELPPNGQGIIVLMALNILKGFEMRCKEDPESYHKQIEALKLAFSDGLKYITDIEEMKILVESLLSEEYANQRRNLIGEYALLPQAGDPYSGGTVYFATADKDGNMVSYIQSNYMGFGSGIVAPNTGISLQNRGTSFSLNEENDNCLEPLKRPYHTIIPGFITKENKAIGPFGVMGGYMQPQGHLQFLNNFIDCHLNPQAALDAPRWQWVKGKEIMVEKEFPKYILESLIDKGHQIEVSLNSSNFGRGQFIYRTEDGVLIGGTEPRADSNISCF; from the coding sequence ATGTTTGATCCATTAAAATTTGTTTATCCATCAAAAAGGATCCCTATTTATGCAAAAAACGGGATGGTGGCAACAACAAATCCATTAGCTTCTGAAATAGGCATCGAAATTTTAAAAAAAGGTGGGAACGCTGTCGATGCAGCTGTTGCGGTGGCAGCAGGTTTGACGGTTTTGGAACCGACTTCCAATGGTATAGGTAGCGATGCCTTCGCTATACTTTACAAAGACGGTAAACTATATGGTTTGAATTCCAGTGGATACTCTCCAAAAAATCTTACCTTAGAAATAATGAAAGAAAAAGGGTTTGAAAAAATACCTCCGTATGGTTGGGAATCGGTAACTGTTCCTGGCGCTCCAGCTGCTTGGGCAACTTTGTCTGATAGATTTGGTGTTCTTCCTTTTGAAAGATTGTTAGAACCATCCATCAAATATGCAAGTGAAGGTTTTCCAGTTTCTCCTGTGACGGCAAAATCATGGCAGAACGCTTTTAAAAGGTATAAAAAAGAGTTAAAGGGAGAAATTTTTAAAACATGGTTTGAAGTATTTGCCCCAAATGGAAAAGCACCTGATATTGGAGAAATTTGGAACTCAGCCTATCATGCAAAGACTTTGGAATCAATTGCCCAGACAAAGGCAAAAAGTTTTTATTTCGGAGAACTAGCCCAGAAGATGGTCAGCTTTTCAAAAAAGACGGGAGGCTACTTTTGCCAAGAAGATTTAGAAAGTTTTGAACCTATATGGGTAGAACCACTTAGTGTAAATTACAGAGGATTTGACGTATGGGAATTGCCACCAAATGGGCAGGGTATAATTGTTTTGATGGCTTTGAACATACTAAAAGGGTTTGAAATGAGATGTAAGGAAGATCCAGAAAGTTACCACAAACAAATAGAAGCTCTAAAGTTAGCTTTTAGTGATGGTTTAAAATATATTACGGATATAGAAGAGATGAAAATATTAGTAGAATCGCTTTTATCAGAAGAATATGCAAACCAAAGAAGGAATCTTATTGGTGAATATGCACTGTTACCACAAGCAGGAGATCCATATTCCGGAGGAACGGTTTACTTTGCAACTGCGGATAAAGATGGAAATATGGTTTCTTACATTCAAAGTAACTATATGGGATTTGGCTCTGGAATAGTGGCTCCAAATACGGGGATAAGTCTTCAAAACCGAGGAACGAGCTTTTCTCTGAATGAAGAAAATGACAACTGTTTAGAACCATTAAAAAGGCCATACCATACCATTATACCCGGTTTTATAACCAAAGAGAACAAAGCGATAGGACCTTTTGGAGTTATGGGAGGGTACATGCAACCACAAGGCCATCTACAATTCCTTAATAATTTTATCGATTGTCATTTAAATCCTCAGGCAGCCTTGGATGCTCCAAGATGGCAATGGGTGAAAGGCAAGGAAATTATGGTAGAAAAAGAATTTCCAAAGTATATCCTTGAGTCTTTAATAGATAAAGGTCATCAAATAGAAGTTTCATTAAATTCTTCTAATTTTGGAAGGGGACAATTTATATATAGAACAGAGGATGGTGTGCTGATAGGGGGAACCGAACCAAGGGCGGATAGTAACATATCTTGCTTTTAA